One segment of Deinococcus sp. Leaf326 DNA contains the following:
- the ddrA gene encoding single-stranded DNA-binding protein DdrA, protein MKLSDVQKRLQAPFPANLVQWKPGSFNKERTRALMLAHIDARAVQDRLDAVCPDAWEFAVEVVPGTRLPTVRGSMTVLGVTREDIGEAPEGELSTLKAAASDAMKRCAVQFGIGRYLYDLPRQWADWDDTQRGPVLSPELPEWARADQERSPGGAHLVQAMEQLRYELPEDLDLQREVYKHLKAALGSLHPTPRTSEA, encoded by the coding sequence ATGAAACTCAGCGACGTTCAGAAGCGCCTGCAAGCGCCGTTTCCCGCCAATCTTGTCCAATGGAAGCCCGGCAGCTTTAACAAAGAGCGGACCCGCGCGCTAATGCTCGCGCACATCGACGCCCGCGCCGTGCAGGACCGCCTCGACGCCGTGTGTCCCGACGCCTGGGAATTCGCCGTGGAGGTCGTGCCGGGAACGCGCCTCCCCACCGTGCGCGGCAGCATGACCGTCCTGGGCGTGACGCGCGAGGACATCGGCGAGGCCCCCGAGGGCGAGCTGAGCACCCTGAAGGCCGCGGCGAGTGACGCCATGAAGCGCTGCGCGGTCCAGTTCGGGATCGGTCGTTATCTCTACGACCTGCCCCGCCAGTGGGCCGACTGGGATGACACGCAGCGCGGCCCCGTGCTGTCGCCGGAGCTGCCCGAGTGGGCCCGCGCCGATCAGGAGCGCAGCCCCGGCGGCGCGCACCTCGTCCAGGCCATGGAGCAGTTGCGCTATGAACTGCCCGAGGATCTGGACCTGCAGCGCGAGGTCTACAAGCACCTGAAGGCCGCGCTGGGCAGCCTGCACCCGACTCCCCGAACGAGCGAAGCGTAA